Below is a genomic region from Vibrio cortegadensis.
TTTAATAGCAAAATACGGATAAGTGTATTATGCAATTATGCTTCGGATGCCGACAACTCTCTATTTTGACTACCAATTATCTGCATTACACGTTATAACTATTAATTATATTACATAGCTTAAGGCGTATCTTATCTGTCGGCGTGCAATATTAGCCATTGGTAAAGGATTACGAGGGTCAAAATGAAATTACAGCAATTAAGATATATTGTTGAGGTAGTAAACCATAATCTTAACGTATCAGCGACGGCCGAGAGCCTTTACACTTCTCAACCAGGAATTAGTAAGCAAGTGCGTTTGCTCGAAGACGAACTCGGCATACAAGTTTTTGAGCGAAGCGGTAAGCATTTGACGCAAGTAACCCCTGCTGGCGAAGACATTATTCGAATCTCACAAGAGATATTGGCTAGAGTAGAAAGTATCAAAGCGGTGGCTGGCGAGCATACTCATCCAGAGATGGGGACGTTGAACATATCGACCACTCATACTCAAGCTCGATACGCTCTACCTGACGTTATCAAAGGCTTTACTGCCCGTTATCCTAAAGTTTCACTGCACATGCATCAGGGCACGCCAAGCCAAATGTCGGAAGCGGTCGCAAAAGGTACAGCAAACTTTGCAATCGCGACGGAAGCGCTTCACTTATATCAAGATGCGATTATGCTCCCTTGCTACCATTGGAACCGCTCGATTGTGGTAACTAAGGACCATCCATTAGCAAATAAGCGAAGAATAACCATAGAAGATCTGGCTGCATACTCGCTTGTGACTTACGTATTTGGCTTTACTGGTCGTTCTGAGCTCGATACCGCATTTAATAGAGTTGGACTTACTCCTCGAGTGGTCTTTACCGCAACAGATGCCGATGTGATTAAAACCTATGTACGCATGGGGATTGGTGTTGGTGTAATTGCAAGTATGGCGATTGATAAAGAACAAGATACCGACCTAGTTGCTATTGATGCGAGCCATATTTTCGGTGCAAGTACCACGAGTATTGGCTTTAGAAGAGGAACCTTCTTGCGCTCTTATATGTACGATTTCATGGAACGTTTTGCACCA
It encodes:
- the cysB gene encoding HTH-type transcriptional regulator CysB; this encodes MKLQQLRYIVEVVNHNLNVSATAESLYTSQPGISKQVRLLEDELGIQVFERSGKHLTQVTPAGEDIIRISQEILARVESIKAVAGEHTHPEMGTLNISTTHTQARYALPDVIKGFTARYPKVSLHMHQGTPSQMSEAVAKGTANFAIATEALHLYQDAIMLPCYHWNRSIVVTKDHPLANKRRITIEDLAAYSLVTYVFGFTGRSELDTAFNRVGLTPRVVFTATDADVIKTYVRMGIGVGVIASMAIDKEQDTDLVAIDASHIFGASTTSIGFRRGTFLRSYMYDFMERFAPHLTKPVVEQAISLKSNAEIEEMFKDIDLPIR